A genomic stretch from Kribbella jejuensis includes:
- a CDS encoding isocitrate lyase/PEP mutase family protein, whose amino-acid sequence MSLATSLRELHVPGTPLVVPNAWDAASAKLIEEAGFAAVATSSNATAAILGYDDGEQAPVEDVLAGAARIARSVSVPVTVDFERGYRLAPAELVERFVATGAVGLNLEDSDPATGTMVDIGEQADFLAAVRAAAGDALVINARIDAFIRKAGTAEEQLRTALDRGTKYLAAGADCVYPIGVGDLDVIGTLTTQLDGPVNVAYGQGAHTVADYAGRGVARVSFGPMFQRHLYGVFAATVLPALQADRNPFAG is encoded by the coding sequence ATGTCTTTGGCAACTAGTTTGCGGGAGCTGCACGTTCCCGGTACGCCGCTGGTGGTCCCGAACGCCTGGGACGCGGCGTCGGCGAAGCTGATCGAGGAGGCCGGGTTCGCCGCCGTCGCGACGAGCAGCAATGCGACGGCCGCGATTCTCGGGTACGACGACGGCGAGCAGGCGCCGGTCGAGGACGTACTCGCCGGCGCGGCGCGGATCGCCCGTTCGGTCTCCGTCCCGGTCACGGTCGACTTCGAGCGCGGGTACCGGCTGGCCCCGGCCGAACTGGTCGAACGGTTCGTCGCCACCGGTGCCGTCGGCCTCAACCTCGAGGACTCCGACCCGGCGACCGGGACGATGGTCGACATCGGCGAACAGGCCGACTTCCTCGCCGCGGTCCGGGCCGCGGCCGGTGACGCGCTGGTGATCAACGCCCGTATCGACGCGTTCATCCGCAAGGCCGGTACGGCGGAGGAACAGTTACGGACCGCACTCGATCGCGGTACGAAATACCTGGCCGCCGGCGCCGACTGCGTGTACCCGATCGGGGTCGGCGACCTGGATGTGATCGGCACGCTGACCACGCAACTCGACGGCCCGGTGAACGTCGCCTACGGGCAGGGCGCCCACACGGTCGCCGACTACGCGGGCCGGGGCGTGGCGCGGGTCAGCTTCGGACCGATGTTCCAGCGGCACCTGTACGGCGTGTTCGCCGCGACCGTGCTGCCCGCGCTCCAGGCCGACCGGAATCCGTTTGCCGGCTGA
- a CDS encoding sigma-70 family RNA polymerase sigma factor, with product MNLEEEFAEYRGELVAHCYRMLGSLHDAEDAVQETYLRAWRGHADFEHRSSVRTWLYRIATNVCLNLLQHSSRRVVPSALGAPGNDPEDLHAQALEVPWLEPFPDQLLGADPATVVGDQASLRLAMVAAMQHLPPRQRAVLILREVLTWPAAEVASLLDTTTAAVNSSLQRARAELARLKPREEELSEPDEPLRRALLDQFQAAMENKDLVVLEGLFSADARWEMPPIPTWFRGRTDVLRLLDSKLRPGPGRRVLIETSANGQPAFAMYIRGTDGLFHAHSVKVLTLSKNAVEAVLAFHQPALFPAFGLPLIHGRS from the coding sequence ATGAACCTCGAGGAGGAGTTCGCGGAGTACCGGGGTGAGCTGGTGGCGCACTGCTACCGGATGCTCGGCTCGTTGCACGACGCGGAGGACGCCGTTCAGGAGACGTACCTGCGCGCCTGGCGTGGCCACGCGGACTTCGAGCACCGTTCGTCGGTTCGGACCTGGCTGTACCGGATCGCTACCAACGTGTGTCTCAACCTCCTGCAGCACAGCAGCCGGCGGGTGGTCCCGTCGGCGCTGGGTGCCCCGGGCAACGATCCGGAGGACCTGCACGCGCAGGCCCTGGAGGTGCCGTGGCTGGAACCGTTCCCGGACCAGCTGCTCGGGGCCGACCCGGCCACCGTGGTCGGCGACCAGGCCAGCCTGCGGCTGGCGATGGTCGCCGCCATGCAGCACCTCCCGCCGCGGCAACGCGCCGTACTGATCCTCCGCGAGGTGCTCACCTGGCCGGCCGCCGAGGTCGCGTCGTTGCTCGATACAACGACCGCGGCGGTGAACAGTTCACTGCAACGCGCGCGGGCCGAGCTCGCCCGGCTGAAGCCGCGGGAGGAAGAGCTGAGCGAGCCGGACGAACCGTTGCGGCGCGCGCTGCTCGACCAGTTCCAGGCCGCGATGGAGAACAAGGATCTCGTCGTCCTGGAAGGGCTTTTCAGCGCGGACGCGCGCTGGGAGATGCCGCCGATCCCGACCTGGTTCCGCGGGCGTACCGACGTCCTGCGGTTGCTCGACTCGAAGCTCCGGCCGGGTCCGGGTCGGCGCGTCCTGATCGAGACCTCGGCGAACGGGCAGCCGGCCTTCGCGATGTACATCCGCGGTACCGACGGCCTGTTCCACGCGCACTCGGTCAAGGTCCTGACGCTCTCGAAGAATGCGGTCGAGGCCGTACTCGCGTTCCACCAACCTGCTTTGTTCCCAGCCTTCGGGCTGCCGCTGATCCATGGGAGATCTTGA
- a CDS encoding DHA2 family efflux MFS transporter permease subunit: MKSQQRWVLGLTSLGSVMVALDVLVVAAALTTIRGDLGATAEQLEWTVNAYGLSFAMLLMTAAALGDRLGRRRTYAAGLTLFTAASIACALATNLPFLIVARAVQGVGAAFVMPLAMSLLGAAFPPEVRGRAIGVFSGVTGIAVLGGPLIGGAVTEGLSWQWIFWINVPIGVIAIALVLTKIPESTGPARRLDLAGAVLISLAVLGLVWGTVRGESAGWSSTEVLTAFAIGVVMLAAFALWERRTDHAMVPLEFFRNRTFTAANAAGFFLTAALFSAVFFLSQYMQAELGSAPFKAGLQLLPWTATLFIVGPIAGRLVDRVGERPLVVIGMALQTAGMLWVSRGADHYWELIPPLVVTGCGVSLAMPAAQSAAMASLPREAVGIASGIYSMNRQLGGAAGVAVLGSVFTAAGGYTGDGFTRALAGCGVLSLLGALAGAAIATRRRTPEVAPAKVVEGVR, encoded by the coding sequence GTGAAGAGTCAACAACGATGGGTTCTCGGGCTGACCTCGCTCGGATCGGTGATGGTGGCGCTGGACGTCCTGGTGGTGGCCGCCGCGCTGACCACGATCCGGGGTGACCTCGGTGCAACGGCCGAACAACTGGAGTGGACGGTCAATGCCTATGGACTGAGTTTTGCGATGCTTCTGATGACGGCTGCCGCGCTCGGCGACCGTCTGGGCCGCCGCCGGACGTACGCGGCCGGCCTCACCTTGTTCACGGCCGCGTCGATCGCCTGCGCGCTGGCCACCAACTTGCCGTTCCTGATCGTGGCCCGCGCCGTTCAAGGGGTCGGCGCGGCCTTCGTGATGCCGCTGGCGATGAGCCTGCTCGGAGCGGCGTTCCCGCCGGAAGTGCGCGGACGCGCGATCGGCGTGTTCAGCGGCGTGACCGGGATCGCCGTCCTCGGCGGCCCGCTGATCGGCGGCGCGGTCACCGAGGGGCTGTCCTGGCAGTGGATCTTCTGGATCAACGTGCCGATCGGGGTGATCGCGATCGCGCTGGTGCTGACGAAGATCCCGGAGAGCACCGGCCCGGCCCGACGGCTCGACCTCGCCGGTGCGGTACTGATCAGCCTCGCGGTACTCGGGCTGGTCTGGGGTACGGTCCGCGGTGAATCGGCCGGCTGGTCGAGTACCGAAGTACTGACCGCGTTCGCGATCGGCGTCGTGATGCTGGCCGCGTTCGCGCTGTGGGAACGGCGGACCGACCACGCAATGGTGCCGCTGGAGTTCTTCCGCAACCGCACGTTCACCGCGGCGAACGCGGCGGGCTTCTTCCTGACCGCGGCGCTGTTCAGCGCGGTGTTCTTCCTGTCGCAGTACATGCAGGCGGAGCTCGGCTCGGCACCGTTCAAGGCCGGGCTGCAACTCCTGCCCTGGACCGCGACGCTGTTCATCGTCGGGCCGATCGCGGGCAGGCTGGTCGATCGCGTCGGCGAGCGCCCGCTGGTCGTGATCGGTATGGCGCTGCAGACGGCCGGCATGCTCTGGGTCAGCCGCGGCGCGGACCACTACTGGGAGCTGATCCCGCCGCTGGTCGTCACCGGCTGCGGAGTCTCGCTCGCGATGCCCGCGGCGCAGAGTGCGGCGATGGCGTCCCTGCCGCGCGAGGCGGTCGGGATCGCGTCCGGGATCTACAGCATGAACCGCCAACTCGGCGGCGCGGCCGGGGTCGCCGTCCTCGGCTCGGTGTTCACCGCGGCCGGCGGCTACACCGGTGACGGCTTCACCCGGGCGCTCGCGGGCTGCGGCGTACTGTCGTTGCTCGGAGCACTGGCGGGCGCAGCGATCGCCACCCGCCGCCGGACCCCCGAGGTCGCGCCGGCGAAGGTGGTGGAAGGAGTTCGATGA
- a CDS encoding DUF6923 family protein, with protein MADVRRAVGVAASVTAVACCVLPVAPSAAATGCSYFDFRAGGYLSLTRMVRVDLPSGAVSDVGRLDYRVLAAGYSRTQNLVYAIVSGGLLRRPHLVTITRSAAVAALGEVRHGVGGLADAEAGAVVGSQFYVRDHLRLYTIDIGPGSSTYGRVVRAVHLPVLGFEVDDFAADPSSGVLYGVATWGRVAQLVTLSPATGAVRVVTAVPGIPWQDGYSSVVVSGSSVYAEHTGHGRASELYRIGLDGSSGKLTSGPRLADTDAAGCLQQAAPPPPPAPPPAPPPTLPPPPPTSPPPTTAPTPPATSPAPPPPTRTPTPKPTPTPRPTPTPSKPTTPHPPPLPTHTPTRTPPASSRPTQRDLPPPSKSPSPTPTHPAPATDFAIARPAATPKPSDHTVQVLRRWSLATLLVILSGGAAMAAQRRMRRRR; from the coding sequence GTGGCTGACGTACGACGGGCCGTCGGAGTCGCCGCGAGCGTGACCGCCGTTGCCTGCTGCGTCCTGCCCGTGGCACCGTCGGCGGCCGCGACCGGCTGCTCGTACTTCGACTTCCGGGCCGGCGGGTACCTCTCGCTGACCCGGATGGTGCGGGTGGACCTCCCGTCCGGCGCCGTGTCCGACGTGGGCCGCCTGGACTACCGGGTGCTCGCGGCCGGGTACTCGCGGACCCAGAACCTCGTCTACGCGATCGTCAGCGGCGGATTGCTGCGCCGGCCGCACCTGGTCACGATCACGCGGAGCGCGGCGGTCGCGGCTCTCGGCGAGGTCCGGCACGGCGTCGGTGGTCTCGCGGACGCGGAGGCGGGTGCGGTCGTCGGATCACAGTTCTACGTCCGCGACCACCTGCGGCTCTACACGATCGACATCGGCCCGGGGAGTTCGACGTACGGACGGGTGGTGCGCGCCGTCCATCTCCCGGTCCTGGGGTTCGAGGTGGACGACTTCGCGGCCGATCCCTCGTCCGGCGTGCTGTACGGCGTCGCGACCTGGGGCCGGGTGGCGCAACTGGTGACGCTCTCACCGGCCACCGGTGCGGTCCGTGTCGTGACGGCCGTGCCTGGGATCCCGTGGCAGGACGGGTACTCCTCGGTGGTCGTCAGCGGGTCGAGCGTGTACGCCGAACACACCGGGCACGGGCGGGCGAGCGAGCTGTACCGGATCGGGCTCGACGGCTCCTCCGGCAAGCTGACCTCGGGCCCGCGCCTGGCCGACACCGATGCCGCCGGCTGCCTCCAGCAAGCCGCGCCACCTCCCCCACCGGCCCCACCACCGGCCCCACCACCGACCCTGCCACCGCCCCCACCGACGTCACCACCGCCCACCACGGCACCAACCCCGCCGGCGACCTCGCCCGCACCTCCTCCACCGACGCGGACGCCCACGCCGAAGCCAACCCCGACGCCGCGTCCGACTCCCACGCCCTCGAAACCCACAACGCCGCACCCGCCGCCCCTCCCCACCCACACGCCCACACGCACACCGCCGGCGTCCAGTAGGCCCACCCAGCGTGACCTCCCACCACCCTCGAAATCACCGAGCCCAACCCCGACCCACCCGGCGCCGGCAACGGACTTCGCCATCGCCCGCCCGGCGGCCACACCGAAACCCTCTGACCACACCGTCCAGGTACTCCGCCGCTGGTCGCTCGCCACCCTCCTCGTCATCCTCAGCGGAGGAGCCGCGATGGCCGCCCAGCGCCGCATGCGCCGCCGCCGCTGA
- a CDS encoding DUF4239 domain-containing protein, which yields MSLFVSGVLWVGSIMIVTAVLAVLLRKWRQRVGREANNEVAGQVFTVVGGVNVVIAAFVLISLFDGMDTAAKTTYDEANALVAVQWAGDSLAPADRAKVRQLTRAYANEVSGREWPAMRAGRDVGDQGWTLLTSLQKTVEQAKTTSERQEDRRVEAANQLWNVYQARQNRLNSSGSGVSEVVWFAILIGSVMSVALMFMFGGPGLYSYAFIVSMLAGAIGLLLFAIYQLQNPFSGGADVGPDAFLSALSRLSDSG from the coding sequence ATGAGCCTGTTCGTCAGTGGGGTGTTGTGGGTCGGCAGCATCATGATCGTCACCGCCGTGCTCGCGGTGCTGCTCCGGAAGTGGCGGCAACGCGTCGGGCGGGAGGCGAACAACGAGGTCGCCGGCCAGGTGTTCACGGTGGTCGGCGGTGTCAACGTGGTGATCGCGGCGTTCGTGCTGATCTCGCTGTTCGACGGCATGGACACGGCGGCCAAGACGACGTACGACGAGGCGAATGCGCTGGTCGCGGTGCAGTGGGCCGGGGATTCGCTGGCACCGGCGGACCGGGCCAAGGTGCGGCAGTTGACCCGCGCGTACGCGAACGAGGTGTCCGGCCGGGAGTGGCCGGCGATGCGGGCGGGCCGCGACGTCGGCGACCAGGGCTGGACGCTGCTCACGTCGCTGCAGAAGACCGTCGAGCAGGCCAAGACGACGAGCGAGCGGCAGGAGGACCGCCGGGTCGAGGCGGCGAACCAGCTCTGGAACGTCTACCAGGCCCGGCAGAACCGGCTGAACTCGAGCGGCAGCGGCGTCAGCGAGGTGGTCTGGTTCGCGATCCTGATCGGCAGCGTGATGTCGGTGGCGCTGATGTTCATGTTCGGCGGGCCGGGCCTGTACTCGTACGCGTTCATCGTCTCGATGCTCGCCGGCGCGATCGGGCTGTTGCTGTTCGCGATCTACCAGCTGCAGAACCCGTTCAGCGGCGGGGCCGACGTCGGCCCGGACGCGTTCCTGTCCGCACTCAGCCGGCTGAGCGACAGTGGCTGA
- a CDS encoding family 2 encapsulin nanocompartment cargo protein polyprenyl transferase translates to MTVVQRGRSAAEVLMWSRDQVWPALRAAIATLPPATRRIVDYHFGWADEDGRPAHGDSGKALRPALVLLSSQAVGGTTSAAIPAAVAVELVHNFSLLHDDVMDCDTARRHRATAWTVFGLGPAILAGDALLGLAFDVLVGSAHPSRGAAARMLGAAVQELVDGQLADAEFESRDDVVPAECVRMAQLKTGALLGCCTALGALLGDGRQDQVDHLRLYGEDLGLAYQYTDDLLGIWGQPSVTGKPVYSDLRRRKKSLPVVAALSSGTPAGRRLAALYRREDELSDADLVDTAALVEAAGGRTTSQAQADALLTAALGELTAAGALAPAATELEGLARLATRRDH, encoded by the coding sequence ATGACCGTGGTGCAGAGGGGCCGCTCAGCGGCCGAGGTTCTGATGTGGAGCCGCGACCAGGTGTGGCCGGCGCTCCGGGCGGCGATCGCAACGTTGCCTCCGGCAACTAGAAGAATCGTCGACTACCACTTCGGCTGGGCCGACGAGGACGGTCGCCCGGCCCATGGTGACAGTGGCAAGGCACTGCGTCCCGCGCTGGTCCTGCTGAGCTCGCAAGCCGTCGGCGGCACGACGAGCGCCGCGATTCCGGCAGCGGTCGCGGTCGAGCTCGTGCACAATTTCTCCTTGCTGCACGACGATGTGATGGACTGCGACACCGCCCGCCGGCATCGCGCGACCGCCTGGACCGTGTTCGGTCTCGGTCCGGCGATCCTGGCCGGCGACGCGTTGCTCGGGCTCGCCTTCGACGTACTGGTCGGCAGCGCGCACCCGAGCCGGGGCGCCGCGGCACGGATGCTCGGCGCTGCGGTCCAGGAGCTCGTCGACGGGCAGTTGGCGGATGCCGAGTTCGAGAGCCGCGACGACGTCGTACCGGCGGAATGTGTGCGCATGGCGCAGCTCAAGACCGGCGCCTTGCTCGGGTGCTGCACTGCCCTGGGCGCGCTGCTCGGTGACGGCCGTCAGGACCAGGTGGACCACCTGCGGCTGTACGGCGAAGACCTCGGCCTCGCGTACCAGTACACCGACGACCTGCTCGGCATCTGGGGGCAGCCGTCGGTGACGGGCAAGCCGGTGTACTCCGACCTCCGTCGCCGGAAGAAGTCGTTGCCGGTCGTAGCAGCGCTGTCGTCGGGCACGCCGGCCGGCCGACGCCTGGCTGCGCTCTACCGGCGCGAGGACGAACTGTCCGACGCCGACCTGGTCGACACCGCCGCACTGGTCGAGGCCGCGGGTGGCCGGACAACCAGTCAGGCGCAGGCCGACGCACTGCTGACTGCCGCCTTGGGGGAACTGACCGCGGCCGGAGCACTCGCGCCCGCGGCCACCGAGCTGGAAGGACTGGCCCGACTGGCCACACGTCGCGATCACTAG
- a CDS encoding family 2B encapsulin nanocompartment shell protein translates to MSNQLSLSTAAARQLATTTKSVPQMQGVTPRWLLRRLPWVETTGATYRVNRRTTFAVGDGRLSFTITGSDVQVIPAELTELPPLHGFDDPDVLQALAGRFRREDVEPGQVITEFGSRVDEVVLIAHGRATKSGVGPYGAGTDLGTLADGDYLGTELFTEPPEHLWEYTTRASTSCIVLKLSRNEFSELVDRSERLRTHLEDVRSRPRPAQNKSGEAAIDVASGHAGEDDLPGTYVDYDPAPREYELSVAQTVLRVRTRVADLYNDPMDQTEQQLRLTIEALRERQEHELINNREFGLLHNADYQQRIYTRTGPPTPDDFDELLTRRRKPRLLLAHPRAIAAFGRECTRRKVYPETTSIDGKTVQAWRGVPLLPSDKIPITSNNTTSVLVLRTGADDEGVIGLHQTGLPDEYEPGLNVRFLGISEKAIISYLVSTYYSVAVLVPDALGVLENVELGR, encoded by the coding sequence ATGAGCAACCAGCTGAGCCTGAGTACCGCCGCCGCCCGGCAGCTCGCCACCACGACGAAGTCCGTCCCGCAGATGCAGGGCGTCACGCCCCGCTGGCTGCTCCGGCGGCTTCCGTGGGTGGAGACGACCGGCGCGACCTACCGCGTCAACCGGCGAACCACCTTCGCGGTAGGGGACGGCCGGCTGAGCTTCACCATCACCGGGTCCGACGTCCAGGTGATCCCGGCCGAGCTCACCGAACTGCCGCCGTTGCACGGGTTCGACGATCCCGACGTACTGCAAGCGCTGGCCGGCCGCTTCCGCCGCGAGGACGTCGAACCGGGCCAGGTGATCACCGAGTTCGGCAGCCGCGTCGACGAGGTCGTCCTGATCGCCCACGGCCGCGCGACCAAGTCCGGCGTCGGACCGTACGGCGCCGGCACCGACCTGGGCACGCTGGCGGACGGCGACTACCTGGGCACGGAACTGTTCACCGAACCTCCGGAACATCTGTGGGAATACACGACGAGAGCCTCGACCAGCTGCATCGTCCTGAAACTGAGCAGGAACGAATTCTCCGAGTTGGTGGATCGCTCCGAACGCCTTCGAACGCACCTGGAGGACGTGCGGTCGCGGCCTCGGCCGGCTCAGAACAAGTCCGGTGAGGCAGCGATCGACGTTGCCTCGGGGCATGCCGGTGAGGACGACCTGCCGGGAACGTACGTCGACTACGATCCGGCGCCCCGCGAGTACGAGCTGAGCGTCGCCCAGACCGTCCTCCGGGTCCGCACCCGGGTCGCCGATCTGTACAACGACCCGATGGACCAGACCGAGCAGCAACTGCGGCTGACCATCGAAGCGCTGCGCGAACGCCAGGAACACGAACTGATCAACAACCGCGAGTTCGGCCTGCTGCACAACGCCGACTACCAGCAGCGGATCTACACCCGGACCGGTCCGCCGACGCCGGACGACTTCGACGAGTTGCTCACCCGGCGGCGCAAACCACGACTGCTGCTGGCGCATCCGCGCGCGATCGCCGCGTTCGGCCGCGAATGCACTCGGCGCAAGGTCTACCCCGAGACCACATCGATCGACGGGAAGACCGTGCAGGCGTGGCGCGGCGTACCACTGCTGCCGTCGGACAAGATTCCCATCACGAGCAACAACACCACGTCGGTCCTCGTACTGCGCACCGGCGCGGACGACGAGGGCGTGATCGGCCTGCACCAGACCGGCTTGCCGGACGAATACGAACCCGGGCTGAACGTGCGGTTCCTGGGGATCAGCGAGAAGGCGATCATCTCGTACCTGGTCAGCACGTACTACTCGGTGGCGGTCCTGGTCCCGGACGCGCTCGGCGTCCTGGAGAACGTCGAGCTCGGGCGATGA
- a CDS encoding terpene synthase family protein has protein sequence MPQPYELPAFYVPYPARINPHLAGARAHSKAWAYEFDMIDVPQEGHHVWDEHDFDSHDYALLCAYTHPDATGPQLDLVTDWYVWVFYFDDHFLELYKKTRDIPAAKAYLDRLPRFMPAEGEIPEHSVVPQNPVERGLVDLWNRTIPSMSAGWRQRFRQTTEALLAESLWELSNITTGRIANPIEYVEMRRKVGGAPWSANLVEYVTAEVPNEVAATRPMQVLSDTFSDAIHLRNDLFSYQREVEVEGEVNNAVLVMETFFGCPTQQAADLVNDILTSRLHQFENTAVTEVPRVVAEHASDPGAVLHYIKGLQDWQSGGHEWHLRSSRYMNNGGKAAVGSNGLGTAALRAFTSLAATAPYRTRSHSFTPHQPVGPTNIPDIYMPFAGKQSPHLSASRSAILEWGERTGITDGTIWDARMLEAFDLPLCAAGIFPDASPEQLDLASAWLAWGTYADDYYPAVFGQRHDLAGAKLMNQKLSALMSLAGEGPTPVGALEVALVDVWWRTAGPMTVEQRRMFKAAVDSMTDSWLWELANLAQHRIPDPVDYVEMRRRTFGSELTMSLCRIGHGERVPPEVYRSRPIQALENAAADYACLLNDLFSYHKEIQYDGDFHNGVLVVQNFLSCGKDRAVAVVNDLMTARMRQFEHVVAVDLPALITDFGLDDSVRRIVYRYAEELQNWMSGILGWHRGCHRYGAADLPHRQPSLARPPARLLSTPTGLGTSAARISRKAGAA, from the coding sequence ATGCCGCAGCCGTACGAGCTGCCCGCCTTCTACGTGCCGTACCCGGCCAGGATCAATCCGCACCTGGCTGGTGCCCGCGCACACAGCAAGGCCTGGGCCTACGAGTTCGACATGATCGACGTACCGCAAGAAGGTCATCACGTCTGGGACGAGCACGACTTCGACTCTCACGACTATGCCCTGCTGTGCGCGTACACCCATCCGGACGCGACGGGGCCGCAGCTGGATCTGGTCACCGACTGGTATGTGTGGGTGTTCTACTTCGACGACCACTTCCTCGAGCTGTACAAGAAGACCCGCGACATCCCGGCGGCGAAGGCGTACCTGGACCGGCTGCCACGGTTCATGCCGGCCGAGGGCGAGATCCCTGAACACTCTGTGGTACCGCAGAACCCGGTCGAGCGCGGGCTCGTCGACCTGTGGAACCGGACGATCCCGTCGATGTCCGCGGGCTGGCGGCAACGGTTCCGGCAGACCACCGAGGCGCTGCTCGCGGAATCGCTGTGGGAGCTGTCGAACATCACCACCGGCCGGATCGCGAACCCGATCGAGTACGTCGAGATGCGCCGTAAGGTCGGCGGTGCGCCGTGGTCGGCGAACCTGGTCGAGTACGTGACCGCCGAGGTGCCGAACGAGGTCGCCGCGACCCGGCCGATGCAGGTACTCAGCGACACGTTCTCGGACGCGATCCACCTGCGCAACGACCTGTTCTCGTACCAGCGCGAGGTCGAGGTCGAGGGTGAGGTCAACAATGCGGTACTCGTGATGGAGACGTTCTTCGGTTGCCCTACGCAACAGGCCGCGGACCTGGTCAACGACATCCTCACGTCGCGACTGCACCAGTTCGAGAACACCGCGGTGACCGAAGTACCGCGGGTGGTTGCTGAGCATGCATCCGATCCCGGTGCGGTGTTGCACTACATCAAAGGCTTGCAGGACTGGCAGTCCGGCGGCCACGAATGGCACCTCCGCTCCAGCCGCTACATGAACAACGGCGGCAAAGCGGCGGTCGGGTCGAACGGGTTGGGTACGGCGGCCCTCCGCGCCTTCACGTCGCTTGCCGCCACCGCCCCCTATCGCACCCGCAGCCACAGCTTCACCCCGCACCAGCCGGTCGGCCCCACGAACATCCCCGACATCTACATGCCATTCGCAGGTAAACAGAGCCCGCACCTCTCGGCCTCCCGATCGGCGATCCTCGAGTGGGGCGAGCGGACGGGTATCACCGACGGGACCATCTGGGACGCCCGGATGCTGGAAGCGTTCGACCTGCCGCTGTGCGCCGCCGGGATCTTTCCGGACGCGTCACCAGAGCAACTGGATCTCGCGAGTGCTTGGCTGGCTTGGGGGACGTACGCGGATGACTACTACCCCGCGGTCTTCGGGCAGCGGCATGACCTGGCCGGGGCGAAGCTGATGAACCAGAAGCTCTCCGCCCTGATGTCCCTAGCGGGCGAAGGACCAACGCCGGTGGGAGCTCTTGAGGTTGCGCTGGTTGATGTTTGGTGGCGGACCGCGGGGCCGATGACCGTTGAGCAGCGGCGGATGTTCAAGGCTGCGGTGGACAGCATGACCGACAGTTGGTTGTGGGAGTTGGCCAATCTGGCGCAGCATCGGATTCCGGATCCGGTGGACTACGTGGAGATGCGGCGGCGGACGTTCGGGTCCGAGTTGACGATGAGCCTGTGCCGGATCGGGCACGGTGAGCGGGTACCGCCGGAGGTTTATCGATCGCGCCCGATCCAGGCGCTGGAGAACGCAGCGGCCGACTACGCCTGCCTGTTGAACGATCTGTTCTCCTACCACAAAGAGATCCAGTACGACGGCGACTTCCACAACGGTGTACTCGTCGTCCAGAATTTCCTGTCCTGCGGCAAGGACCGGGCAGTTGCCGTCGTCAACGACCTGATGACGGCGCGGATGCGCCAGTTCGAGCACGTGGTCGCCGTCGACCTGCCCGCGTTGATCACCGACTTCGGCCTGGACGACAGCGTCCGCCGGATCGTCTACCGATACGCCGAAGAGCTGCAGAACTGGATGTCCGGCATCCTCGGCTGGCACCGCGGCTGCCACCGGTACGGCGCCGCCGACCTGCCGCACCGGCAGCCGTCCCTGGCCCGCCCGCCCGCGCGACTGCTGAGTACGCCGACCGGGCTCGGTACGTCCGCTGCCCGTATCTCGAGAAAGGCCGGTGCCGCATGA